One Actinomycetota bacterium DNA window includes the following coding sequences:
- the corA gene encoding magnesium/cobalt transporter CorA, producing MQAYIVDSGGESRQADGLDGVVLSDCRLVWVDVTDPSLEERRYLRDFFDLHPLAAEKDLEAETVPRVVEFSGHVMVIWNVQRDVRETENVEVTSVYLILGDNFLITAHVEDIREIDTMFKRMREEGAPRRDHPAFFLYAIMNVSAEEWFPMIETLKDDIDTYMDEMLTDAKSGDVSALMALKHKNMAARRTLSALRDTAMRLARRDLPVIPDELSVYLMDVYDRLTRLYLEVDNNSDLISSSLDIHLSVVSNRLNVTMKRLTAVATFFMPATFLAGVYGMNFVHQPEYNWQYGYLYFWMAVAVVTLVMFVISRKQDWF from the coding sequence ATGCAGGCCTATATCGTCGACAGCGGGGGCGAGTCGCGCCAGGCGGACGGCCTGGACGGTGTCGTCCTGTCCGACTGCAGGCTCGTCTGGGTGGACGTGACGGACCCCTCCCTCGAGGAGAGGAGGTACCTTCGGGACTTCTTCGACCTCCATCCCCTGGCGGCGGAGAAAGACCTAGAGGCGGAGACCGTGCCCCGTGTGGTGGAGTTCAGCGGCCACGTCATGGTCATCTGGAACGTGCAGCGCGATGTGCGAGAGACGGAGAACGTGGAGGTGACCAGCGTCTACCTCATCCTGGGCGACAACTTCCTCATCACCGCCCACGTCGAGGACATCCGCGAGATCGACACCATGTTCAAGAGGATGCGCGAGGAGGGTGCACCGCGGCGCGACCACCCGGCCTTCTTCCTCTATGCCATCATGAACGTCTCGGCTGAGGAATGGTTCCCCATGATAGAGACCCTCAAGGACGACATCGACACCTACATGGACGAGATGCTGACCGACGCGAAGAGCGGCGACGTGAGCGCCCTGATGGCGCTCAAGCACAAGAACATGGCGGCGCGGCGCACCCTGTCCGCCCTGCGCGATACGGCCATGCGCCTGGCGCGGCGCGACCTGCCCGTCATACCCGACGAGCTGAGCGTGTACCTCATGGACGTCTACGACCGCCTCACCCGCCTCTACCTGGAGGTGGACAACAACAGCGACCTCATCTCCAGCTCCCTGGACATCCACCTCAGCGTGGTGAGCAACCGCCTCAACGTGACCATGAAGAGGCTCACCGCCGTGGCCACCTTCTTCATGCCCGCCACCTTCCTGGCGGGCGTGTACGGCATGAACTTCGTGCACCAGCCCGAATACAACTGGCAGTACGGCTACCTGTACTTCTGGATGGCCGTCGCCGTGGTCACCCTGGTGATGTTCGTCATCTCCCGCAAACAGGACTGGTTCTGA
- a CDS encoding protease inhibitor I42 family protein, with protein sequence MKHSRLVVIVIAFVLATLTLAVGGCELDGEVKEHRDPAQLIEVEKGEEFAIVLESNPTTGYQWKLAEELDTEIVVLVKTEYEAPDTELLGAAGEEKWTFKAENVGDTTITLAYVRPWEEEGAEETAGEEQEGETGTEGETAGGEEAAAGEEETAEQEGPTTVTYSVRVKKAGSMDSEPKVYKAEDTEEIEVEAGLDFAIALVSNPSTGYSWRLAEPLDEDVVELVSSEFEKKSVESEGEGEGEEGEMVGAPGEELWTFTAVAEGETEIVLEYVRPWETDEEPEETVTIKVNVTGHEEGEEEEH encoded by the coding sequence ATGAAGCACTCCAGGCTGGTAGTAATAGTGATCGCTTTCGTCCTCGCGACCCTGACCCTCGCTGTTGGCGGCTGTGAACTGGACGGCGAGGTCAAGGAGCACCGGGACCCCGCGCAACTCATCGAGGTCGAGAAGGGGGAGGAGTTCGCCATCGTGCTCGAGTCCAACCCCACCACCGGGTACCAATGGAAGCTGGCGGAGGAACTGGATACGGAGATAGTCGTCCTGGTGAAGACCGAATACGAAGCGCCCGACACCGAGCTCCTGGGAGCGGCTGGTGAGGAGAAATGGACCTTCAAGGCGGAAAACGTCGGCGATACCACCATCACCCTGGCCTACGTAAGGCCTTGGGAGGAAGAAGGAGCGGAAGAGACCGCGGGCGAGGAGCAAGAGGGCGAGACGGGCACGGAGGGAGAAACGGCCGGGGGTGAAGAGGCGGCGGCCGGCGAGGAGGAAACGGCCGAGCAGGAAGGACCCACCACCGTTACCTACAGTGTCAGGGTAAAGAAGGCCGGCAGCATGGACTCGGAGCCCAAGGTCTACAAGGCCGAAGATACGGAAGAGATAGAGGTGGAGGCGGGGCTCGATTTCGCTATCGCCCTGGTGTCCAACCCTTCCACCGGTTACTCGTGGCGGCTCGCCGAGCCCCTGGATGAGGACGTGGTCGAGCTGGTGAGCAGCGAGTTCGAGAAGAAGAGCGTGGAGAGCGAGGGCGAAGGGGAGGGCGAAGAAGGCGAGATGGTCGGCGCTCCCGGCGAGGAACTGTGGACCTTCACGGCCGTGGCCGAGGGAGAGACGGAGATCGTGCTCGAATACGTGCGCCCCTGGGAGACCGACGAGGAACCCGAGGAGACGGTGACCATCAAGGTAAACGTAACCGGCCACGAGGAAGGCGAAGAGGAAGAGCATTAG
- the uvsE gene encoding UV DNA damage repair endonuclease UvsE, which translates to MRIGYACINLSLDCRSSRTFRLKSYSAENMERTVGGNLSCLREQLAYNLEHGIAYFRISSDLVPFASHPVCDFPWQRAFRRQFGEIGAYVVEHGMRVTMHPDQFILINSPDTGIHERSVAELVYHARVLDLMGLDGTHKVQVHVGGVYGDKEAGIARFADRYRGLPAAVRRRLVVENDERSYGLADCLEVSALTGVPVVFDTLHHAANNRGEKLRPALVAAGSTWRQEDGVPMVDYSSQKKGARTGAHAYALDADDFHRFLRAARGLDRDVMLEVKNKERSALEALSILNVTDGVSP; encoded by the coding sequence ATGAGAATAGGGTATGCGTGCATCAATCTCTCCCTCGACTGCCGCAGCTCGAGGACCTTCCGGCTGAAATCATACTCAGCGGAGAACATGGAGCGGACGGTGGGGGGAAACCTCTCCTGCCTTAGGGAGCAGCTCGCCTACAACCTCGAGCACGGCATCGCGTACTTCCGCATCTCGTCGGACCTGGTGCCCTTCGCCTCCCACCCGGTATGCGATTTCCCCTGGCAGCGCGCCTTCAGGCGGCAGTTCGGGGAGATCGGGGCCTACGTGGTGGAACACGGCATGCGCGTCACCATGCACCCCGACCAGTTCATCCTCATCAACTCCCCGGACACTGGGATACACGAGAGGAGCGTGGCGGAGCTGGTCTACCACGCCAGGGTGCTGGACCTCATGGGCCTGGACGGCACGCACAAGGTGCAGGTCCACGTGGGCGGGGTCTACGGGGACAAGGAGGCGGGCATCGCCAGGTTCGCCGACCGCTACCGCGGGCTGCCGGCCGCAGTGAGGCGGCGCCTGGTGGTGGAGAACGACGAGCGGTCATACGGCCTCGCCGACTGCCTGGAGGTCAGCGCCCTGACCGGCGTCCCTGTGGTCTTCGACACCCTGCACCACGCCGCCAACAACCGCGGGGAGAAGCTGCGGCCGGCCCTCGTCGCGGCGGGCTCTACCTGGAGGCAGGAGGACGGCGTGCCCATGGTGGACTACAGCAGCCAGAAGAAGGGCGCCAGGACCGGGGCCCACGCCTACGCCTTGGACGCGGACGACTTCCACCGCTTCCTGCGCGCCGCGCGCGGCCTCGACCGCGACGTCATGCTCGAGGTGAAGAACAAGGAGCGCAGCGCCCTGGAAGCCCTCTCCATCCTCAACGTAACGGATGGGGTCAGCCCCTGA